A region from the Arachis ipaensis cultivar K30076 chromosome B01, Araip1.1, whole genome shotgun sequence genome encodes:
- the LOC107634844 gene encoding isoaspartyl peptidase/L-asparaginase, which yields MGWAIAVHGGAGDISRSLPHDRRQPREEALRHCLQIGVEALESNLPPLDVVELVVRELENIPHFNAGRGSVLTSEGTVEMEASIMDGNTMRCGAVSGLTTVVNAVSLARLVMEKTPHIYLAFDGAEQFAREQGVEIVDSSHFITPENVERLKLAKEANRVQIDYNAQPIQNDTKKEKPCANGDSQIGTVGCVAVDSHGNLASATSTGGLVNKMSGRIGDTPVIGAGTYANELCAVSATGKGESIIRGTVARDVAALMEFKGLSLKEAADCVVHERTPKGTVGLIAVSAAGEVVMSFNTTGMFRGFATEDGYSEVAIWSDAQVE from the exons ATGGGTTGGGCTATAGCTGTGCATGGCGGCGCCGGCGACATCTCCCGTTCACTGCCACATGACCGCCGCCAGCCCCGTGAGGAAGCCCTCCGCCACTGCCTTCAAATTGGCGTCGAAGCTCTTGAATCCAATTTGCCTCCTTTGGACGTGGTTGAGCTCGTG GTTCGTGAACTGGAGAATATTCCGCACTTCAATGCTGGTAGGGGTTCTGTGTTGACCTCCGAAGGCACAGTTGAAATGGAAGCTTCGATCATGGATGGCAACACTATGAGATGTGGTGCTGTTTCTGGTTTAACCACGGTTGTTAACGCCGTCTCTTTGGCTCGTCTTGTTATGGAGAAGACTCCTCATATATATCTTGCATTTGATGGAGCAGAGCAATTTGCAAGAGAACAA GGTGTTGAGATAGTAGATTCAAGCCATTTCATTACTCCTGAAAATGTTGAGAGACTGAAGCTAGCAAAAGAAGCCAATAGGGTCCAG ATTGATTATAACGCCCAACCCATCCAAAATGATACTAAGAAGGAAAAGCCGTGTGCTAATGGCGATAGCCAAATTGGGACTGTCGGGTGTGTGGCTGTTGACAGTCATGGTAATCTAGCTTCTGCTACATCTACTGGAGGATTAGTGAACAAAATGTCTGGCAGAATCGGTGACACACCTGTCATAGGTGCCGGGACTTATGCCAATGAGCTTTGTGCAGTTTCAGCAACAGGCAAAGGTGAATCAATAATACGTGGGACAGTTGCAAGAGACGTGGCTGCCCTGATGGAGTTCAAAGGCCTCTCTCTCAAGGAAGCTGCTGATTGTGTTGTGCACGAGCGCACACCAAAGGGCACCGTTGGTTTGATTGCTGTGTCTGCTGCAGGAGAAGTTGTGATGTCTTTTAACACAACAGGCATGTTCCGTGGATTTGCTACCGAAGATGGCTACTCAGAGGTTGCTATTTGGTCTGATGCCCAAGTTGAGTAA